A window of Pirellula sp. SH-Sr6A contains these coding sequences:
- a CDS encoding Gfo/Idh/MocA family protein, with translation MSKTSRRGFMKTTSAVSAGYFVAAGTQQAFSNSAIEKLNVACIGVGGKGGSDSSNAAQFGNVVAICDVDRGTLDGKAKSEGFQSAEKFTDYRELFAKHGKNIDIVTVSTPDHMHAAITLEAMRLGISCYTQKPLTRTIYEARLLAQVAKDTGVCTQMGNQGTALDSSREAIAQLKSGVLGALKEVYAWSNRPVWAQGPGRRNNMEKFAAQAMKEDPESAPKLIEAKKKEIARAMEKLDWKAWIGVAPDREFWPGLYHSFQHRGWWDFGTGALGDMACHQLTVPFAACGLRDPISVQAKTTGHDFDSFPASSIIKFEFPETAERPAIPFWWYDRKGNKPPMEVFTKWGINNVSDSGVLIVGEKGAFYSSDDYCGKYELKGVSKVNIDYEKAEDKGGFDVNNMYELFRAKMAGNPMICKSNFIERAGPLTETILLGNLAVWAAAKGGKDGEMGEWGEKVEWDAKNLKVTNLASLKTPRVADLIKPTYRDGYRLD, from the coding sequence ATGTCGAAAACATCTCGCCGCGGGTTTATGAAGACGACGTCAGCCGTCAGCGCTGGCTATTTCGTCGCTGCTGGAACGCAGCAAGCGTTCAGCAATTCTGCCATCGAAAAACTCAATGTCGCTTGTATCGGCGTGGGAGGAAAAGGGGGCAGTGACTCCAGTAACGCGGCTCAGTTCGGCAATGTTGTTGCCATCTGCGATGTCGACCGGGGAACATTGGACGGAAAGGCCAAATCGGAAGGCTTCCAATCCGCAGAAAAGTTTACCGACTACCGCGAGCTTTTTGCTAAGCACGGCAAGAACATCGATATCGTGACGGTCAGCACGCCGGACCACATGCACGCTGCGATCACCCTTGAGGCGATGCGTCTTGGGATCAGCTGCTACACGCAAAAGCCTTTGACACGAACAATCTACGAAGCGCGATTGCTCGCCCAGGTTGCGAAGGACACCGGCGTTTGCACCCAGATGGGGAATCAAGGAACGGCTCTCGATTCTTCCCGCGAGGCCATTGCTCAATTGAAGTCGGGCGTTCTGGGAGCCCTCAAGGAAGTCTATGCTTGGTCGAACCGCCCTGTTTGGGCACAGGGACCTGGCCGCCGAAACAACATGGAAAAGTTTGCTGCACAAGCGATGAAGGAAGATCCCGAATCGGCACCAAAGCTGATCGAAGCCAAGAAAAAGGAAATTGCACGAGCGATGGAAAAGCTCGATTGGAAAGCTTGGATCGGTGTGGCTCCCGACCGCGAATTCTGGCCCGGTCTCTATCACAGCTTCCAGCACCGCGGTTGGTGGGATTTCGGCACCGGCGCTCTTGGCGATATGGCTTGCCACCAGCTCACCGTTCCGTTCGCTGCCTGCGGTCTTCGGGATCCGATCTCGGTTCAAGCCAAGACGACCGGTCACGACTTCGACAGCTTCCCCGCGAGCTCGATCATCAAGTTCGAGTTTCCTGAGACAGCAGAGCGACCTGCGATTCCATTCTGGTGGTACGACCGCAAGGGCAACAAGCCCCCGATGGAAGTCTTCACCAAGTGGGGCATCAACAATGTTTCGGACAGCGGTGTTCTCATCGTTGGCGAAAAGGGTGCCTTCTACAGCTCCGACGATTACTGCGGTAAGTACGAACTCAAGGGAGTTTCGAAGGTCAACATCGATTACGAGAAGGCCGAAGACAAAGGCGGCTTCGACGTGAACAACATGTACGAGCTCTTCCGAGCTAAGATGGCTGGCAATCCAATGATTTGCAAGTCCAACTTCATCGAGCGAGCTGGTCCTCTCACCGAAACCATCCTCCTCGGAAACTTGGCCGTTTGGGCTGCCGCGAAGGGTGGAAAGGACGGAGAAATGGGCGAGTGGGGCGAGAAGGTGGAATGGGATGCGAAGAATCTCAAGGTCACCAACTTGGCGTCGCTCAAGACTCCACGCGTCGCGGACTTGATCAAGCCGACCTACCGAGACGGCTATCGACTGGATTAA
- a CDS encoding autotransporter domain-containing protein codes for MSFGLMSCRSSRPRTTAINKREPVARRVWRRSIFAALLTTGTWVAPGVHGADIWVSSMADAGAGSLRDAIEQANLNPTGADTIRFDSSLMGHTITVQSMLPMISKGSGGSLNIVGLGSDQLVISGQNQSRVFWVESGNVSIEGMKIAEGLAKGGNGAATELGGGGGGGLGAGGALFVNTSGNVTMRNVRLANNEAQGGNGGGYNSSFSRGGGGGGGLGGDGGAAGYNGGGGGGGFLGAGGSGDIGGGGGGGASQPGESSVGFIGGTGGGVEGGNGGGDFSVGSSGQTFGGGGGGGGYADGGNGGEFGGGGGGGRYEDGGNGGFGGGGGGTGFHGAMAGEGGYGGGNGGQEFTGGDGGDGLGGAVFVRQGGTITFENVLFTDGSVAAGSGGMGYIWSGSDGMAASSNVYAMEGASVNFAMSSNTRVQLDGQDFTFDQLSVDGEGTVETTGAVTIQHGVTVNSGTFRVNSNTTTDVTVNSNGTLGGSGTIIGALLLNGTLAPGNSIGTLNVNGNATFSAGSTTTIEINDAGTVSGVNNDSIVVNGNVNIQGGTVNVLSAPGNYTNGSVYTFLTGTSVTGNFDSIVDDLAFFDASLVYGLNSVSFELIANMSDFSMVAATQNQLSVAQFIDANSSSPPPDLQSIIDAMTPMTNQQVQQSLDQMSGSIYATLPVAGLQHTTYYISQLSSHIKNMMGPSDSSGGSYSIRGPVDELRTDGWISGYGLGGQADSDGNADGFRYGIGGTQIGVQRMWQPGHAWGLWSNMAWSNLRGRQLNESANVENYHFGTYLSGRDDAHYYLVLGGLGYDHAEVQRNVQIGNVSGSPSSTLDGWQANSYLERGMSVDVGSWSFQPYTGLQYAYLRQAGAKESGGGVFNLATTGIDAHSLRSSLGGRFSKSLTTGRGLLVTPEFRSAWFHEFLDTNYLIGAQFSGLPGAGFAVRGVDLGRDWASTGAGFSLGAGRGARLFAGYDAQYNSQQVLHVGSGGLELLY; via the coding sequence ATGTCGTTCGGATTGATGTCTTGTCGTTCTTCTCGCCCCCGAACCACTGCAATCAACAAACGAGAACCGGTCGCCCGGCGGGTCTGGCGTCGATCGATCTTCGCAGCGTTGCTGACGACGGGGACTTGGGTGGCCCCCGGCGTGCACGGGGCCGACATTTGGGTTTCGAGCATGGCAGATGCGGGGGCGGGGTCCCTGCGCGATGCAATCGAACAAGCGAATCTCAATCCGACGGGGGCGGACACAATTCGCTTCGACAGCTCTCTCATGGGGCACACCATCACCGTGCAATCGATGCTTCCGATGATCTCCAAGGGATCGGGAGGCAGTTTGAATATTGTGGGATTGGGAAGCGATCAGTTGGTCATCAGCGGGCAAAACCAGTCCCGCGTCTTTTGGGTCGAGTCGGGAAATGTGTCGATCGAGGGTATGAAGATCGCGGAAGGTCTCGCGAAAGGTGGCAATGGCGCGGCGACCGAATTGGGAGGCGGTGGCGGCGGGGGACTGGGAGCAGGCGGGGCTCTGTTCGTCAATACATCCGGCAACGTCACGATGCGAAATGTCCGGTTAGCCAATAATGAAGCTCAAGGCGGGAACGGCGGCGGTTACAACTCTTCCTTTTCGCGGGGAGGGGGAGGCGGAGGAGGATTGGGAGGGGACGGAGGGGCCGCGGGCTATAACGGTGGTGGAGGGGGGGGGGGGTTTCTCGGTGCCGGGGGATCGGGTGATATCGGTGGAGGTGGAGGTGGAGGTGCCTCCCAGCCCGGTGAGAGTTCTGTTGGTTTTATCGGTGGAACCGGCGGCGGGGTGGAGGGAGGAAATGGGGGCGGCGATTTTTCAGTTGGAAGTTCTGGTCAAACGTTTGGAGGAGGTGGTGGGGGCGGTGGGTACGCTGATGGGGGAAATGGGGGAGAATTCGGCGGCGGCGGTGGGGGAGGAAGATATGAGGATGGGGGGAATGGCGGATTCGGCGGCGGTGGCGGTGGGACTGGGTTCCACGGCGCGATGGCTGGCGAAGGGGGCTATGGCGGTGGAAATGGTGGACAGGAATTCACCGGTGGCGATGGCGGCGATGGTTTGGGGGGCGCGGTATTTGTGCGCCAAGGGGGGACAATCACCTTTGAGAATGTCCTCTTCACCGACGGTTCGGTCGCAGCCGGATCCGGAGGCATGGGTTACATTTGGAGCGGCAGTGACGGAATGGCTGCCTCGTCAAATGTTTATGCCATGGAAGGCGCGTCCGTGAACTTCGCCATGTCTAGCAACACCAGGGTGCAGCTCGACGGTCAAGACTTCACGTTCGATCAGTTGAGTGTCGACGGAGAGGGAACCGTCGAAACGACGGGTGCTGTGACCATCCAGCATGGAGTCACCGTCAATTCGGGTACGTTCCGAGTGAACTCGAACACGACAACCGATGTGACCGTGAACTCCAATGGTACGTTGGGAGGGAGTGGAACGATCATCGGTGCGCTGCTTCTCAATGGTACCCTCGCCCCGGGAAATTCGATCGGGACGTTGAACGTGAATGGGAATGCAACCTTTAGCGCTGGCAGCACCACAACGATCGAGATCAACGATGCCGGGACGGTTTCCGGTGTGAACAATGACTCGATCGTCGTCAACGGCAACGTCAATATTCAAGGCGGAACGGTCAACGTCCTCAGCGCCCCAGGCAATTACACCAACGGCAGTGTTTATACGTTTCTCACTGGGACCAGCGTCACCGGAAATTTCGACTCGATCGTCGACGATTTAGCGTTCTTTGATGCGTCGCTGGTTTATGGGTTGAACTCGGTCTCCTTCGAGCTCATTGCCAACATGAGCGACTTCTCGATGGTCGCCGCGACGCAAAACCAACTTTCTGTCGCGCAGTTTATCGATGCCAACAGCTCTTCCCCTCCACCGGACCTGCAATCGATCATCGATGCCATGACGCCGATGACCAATCAGCAAGTCCAGCAGAGCTTGGATCAGATGAGCGGTTCGATTTACGCAACGTTGCCAGTCGCAGGACTCCAGCATACGACGTACTACATCTCGCAATTGTCCTCCCATATCAAAAACATGATGGGGCCCTCGGACTCCTCTGGTGGGTCGTATTCGATACGAGGTCCCGTCGATGAGCTTCGCACGGACGGTTGGATCAGCGGATATGGTTTGGGCGGTCAAGCCGACAGCGATGGCAATGCCGATGGATTTCGATACGGCATCGGTGGAACGCAAATTGGCGTGCAGAGGATGTGGCAGCCCGGACATGCATGGGGGCTATGGAGCAATATGGCTTGGAGCAATCTGCGAGGCCGACAGCTCAACGAATCCGCAAACGTCGAGAACTACCATTTCGGCACCTACCTGAGTGGACGAGATGATGCGCACTATTATCTTGTTCTGGGAGGGTTGGGCTATGACCATGCTGAGGTGCAACGGAATGTTCAGATCGGGAACGTTAGCGGATCACCGAGTAGCACGCTCGATGGATGGCAAGCGAACTCCTACTTGGAGCGTGGGATGTCGGTGGATGTAGGAAGTTGGTCCTTCCAGCCTTACACCGGTTTGCAGTATGCGTATCTTCGGCAAGCTGGCGCGAAGGAGAGCGGTGGCGGGGTCTTTAATCTTGCGACAACCGGAATCGACGCCCACTCGCTGCGCAGTTCTCTCGGTGGCCGATTTTCCAAGAGTTTGACGACAGGGCGAGGACTCCTGGTAACACCGGAGTTCCGGTCAGCGTGGTTTCACGAGTTCCTCGATACGAACTATCTAATCGGAGCTCAGTTCAGCGGCTTACCTGGGGCGGGATTTGCCGTACGAGGGGTCGACTTGGGAAGGGACTGGGCTTCAACCGGCGCCGGATTTAGCCTAGGCGCAGGGCGAGGAGCTAGGCTCTTCGCGGGCTACGACGCCCAGTACAACAGCCAGCAAGTGTTGCATGTCGGCTCTGGCGGACTGGAACTCCTTTACTAA
- a CDS encoding AIM24 family protein, which yields MARFGLREFLETSTQKDRGQGLFELERDRVLEVNLNGDIWTKTGSMIAYVGNVKFEREGILQQGMGNLLKKMVSGEGTRLTKASGRGVVYLADTGKKITILNLEGESIFVNANDVLAFETSLQFDIKMLRKVAAMLSGGLFNARFSGTGMLAITSHYDPLTLRVTPDLPVFTDPNATIAWSGNLTPEFKTDITLKTFLGRGSGESLQMKFLGDGFVVVQPYEEIYMQHGG from the coding sequence ATGGCTCGATTCGGACTGCGTGAGTTTCTCGAAACCTCCACTCAAAAAGATCGTGGACAAGGGTTATTTGAGTTAGAGCGGGATCGCGTTTTGGAGGTCAACCTGAACGGCGATATTTGGACCAAAACGGGTTCGATGATTGCATATGTTGGAAATGTCAAGTTTGAGCGCGAAGGGATTCTTCAACAAGGAATGGGGAACTTGCTCAAAAAGATGGTGAGCGGTGAAGGAACCCGATTGACGAAGGCTTCGGGGCGCGGAGTTGTTTATTTGGCAGACACGGGAAAGAAGATCACGATTCTCAACCTAGAGGGAGAGTCGATCTTCGTGAATGCCAACGACGTGCTTGCGTTCGAAACGTCCCTTCAATTCGACATCAAGATGTTACGCAAGGTCGCTGCCATGCTCAGCGGTGGGTTGTTCAACGCACGCTTCAGTGGCACCGGCATGCTCGCCATCACTTCGCATTACGATCCACTGACACTTCGTGTGACTCCAGATCTCCCCGTCTTTACTGATCCGAATGCGACGATCGCTTGGAGTGGAAATCTGACTCCCGAATTCAAAACCGACATTACATTGAAAACATTCCTGGGGCGTGGAAGCGGCGAGAGTCTGCAAATGAAGTTCCTGGGCGATGGCTTCGTCGTGGTGCAACCTTACGAAGAAATCTACATGCAGCACGGGGGCTGA
- a CDS encoding ExbD/TolR family protein — MKSVYSSGSRSTSVDSVMTPMIDVVFLLLIFFLTTASFQKLEKQLPAASASQPEAAPNGAAPQPTESEVADFNDIVIKLSTANNVVRYTLQSNAVAGFEELVQRLQTILRIRQDVPVIIDPDNSVPAGEAIRVYDMVRQNGSVSVFLVAR; from the coding sequence ATGAAGAGCGTGTACAGCTCCGGATCTCGGTCCACATCGGTCGATAGCGTCATGACGCCCATGATCGACGTCGTTTTTCTATTGCTCATTTTTTTCTTGACGACGGCCTCGTTTCAAAAGCTAGAGAAGCAACTTCCTGCGGCTTCCGCCAGCCAACCTGAAGCTGCTCCCAATGGAGCAGCTCCTCAACCCACCGAGTCTGAGGTGGCCGATTTCAATGACATCGTGATCAAGCTTTCTACGGCCAACAATGTTGTTCGCTACACCTTGCAATCGAATGCTGTCGCAGGGTTTGAAGAGCTCGTTCAGCGTCTCCAGACGATTCTACGGATTCGACAGGACGTTCCGGTGATCATCGATCCCGACAATTCGGTTCCCGCAGGCGAAGCGATACGTGTGTATGATATGGTTCGCCAAAATGGCTCGGTCTCGGTATTTCTCGTTGCGCGATAG
- a CDS encoding ExbD/TolR family protein gives MRIPNYRGTSQVAINMTPMIDVTFLLIIFFLVSSHLAKQENFLKLSLPLAASGQTDDLAKPTLTVQVLADGSYQVGNQPMALDPIRRLIAQRNQSENVSIRVRIRTDRTSRYEAIAGLLRMCALTGNSDIVFAVYEEDSK, from the coding sequence ATGCGAATACCCAACTACCGGGGGACGAGTCAAGTTGCCATCAACATGACTCCGATGATCGATGTCACCTTTCTGCTCATCATATTTTTCTTGGTGAGCAGTCATTTGGCCAAGCAAGAGAATTTTCTGAAACTATCGCTTCCCCTCGCAGCGTCCGGTCAAACCGACGATTTGGCCAAGCCGACGTTGACGGTGCAGGTGTTGGCCGACGGCTCGTATCAAGTCGGAAACCAGCCGATGGCGCTCGATCCCATCCGCCGACTCATCGCGCAGCGAAACCAGTCGGAGAATGTCTCTATCCGCGTACGCATTCGCACTGACCGGACTTCTCGATACGAGGCGATCGCGGGCCTGCTTCGGATGTGCGCGCTGACCGGTAACAGCGATATTGTCTTCGCCGTCTACGAAGAGGATTCGAAATGA
- a CDS encoding LptF/LptG family permease has translation MIPGKFTRYVLGDVLKMFLLMLISMTLVISLIFVGQQLVAEGVNTLTILKLFPYISLIALQYSVPATLLFAVCCVYGRISADNEIIALKSAGISPMRVFRPAWFLGLLLSLPSVWLNDQAVSWARPGMQQVVLRSIEEILYPALRSQRSYTSEKGFSIHVEDVQDKWLIKPTIWMFSGSNSQLITIHSEKARISVNLDKDLLTIELIDSFVDIDRDKQMKWNGSQTIELPLNKASKASATSSSPTSFSMTEIPDQIRTHSESNERRREQLAANFSFALGTGRYIAFNDPMAAQIQLMVQETETRMARFRTEPMRRWALGFSCLAFVWMGVPMAILIKSADYWWSFGLCFIPVLLVYYPVFGLALEMSKKGTWPAVALWLGNIVLAAIGTWLMRKVIRA, from the coding sequence ATGATCCCCGGCAAGTTCACGCGGTACGTCCTTGGTGACGTGCTCAAGATGTTTCTCCTGATGCTGATCTCCATGACCCTGGTGATCTCGTTGATCTTTGTGGGGCAGCAACTGGTCGCTGAGGGGGTCAATACGCTCACGATCTTGAAGCTTTTTCCGTACATTTCGCTGATCGCGTTGCAGTACTCGGTTCCGGCGACCCTTCTATTCGCCGTTTGCTGCGTGTACGGTCGCATCTCTGCCGACAACGAGATCATCGCCCTCAAGAGCGCGGGAATATCGCCGATGCGGGTTTTCCGGCCGGCTTGGTTTTTGGGGCTGTTGCTGAGCCTGCCTTCGGTCTGGCTCAATGATCAAGCCGTCTCATGGGCGAGGCCGGGAATGCAGCAAGTCGTCCTCCGAAGCATCGAAGAGATTCTGTATCCTGCGCTGCGATCGCAGCGTTCTTATACATCCGAGAAGGGCTTTTCCATTCATGTCGAGGATGTGCAGGACAAGTGGCTAATCAAGCCTACGATTTGGATGTTTTCCGGCAGCAATTCGCAACTTATCACGATCCATTCCGAGAAGGCGCGCATCTCGGTCAATCTCGATAAAGATTTGTTGACCATCGAACTCATCGATTCGTTTGTGGATATCGATCGGGACAAGCAGATGAAGTGGAATGGTTCGCAGACCATCGAGTTGCCGCTGAACAAAGCCTCGAAAGCGAGCGCGACATCATCGAGTCCGACCAGTTTCTCGATGACTGAGATTCCTGATCAGATTCGAACGCACAGCGAGAGCAACGAACGGCGGCGCGAGCAGCTCGCCGCGAATTTTTCGTTCGCGCTCGGCACGGGGCGATACATCGCTTTCAACGACCCGATGGCGGCGCAGATCCAGCTCATGGTCCAAGAGACCGAGACACGGATGGCAAGGTTCCGGACCGAACCGATGCGACGATGGGCATTGGGGTTCAGCTGCCTTGCGTTTGTGTGGATGGGAGTGCCGATGGCCATTCTCATTAAGAGCGCTGACTATTGGTGGAGTTTCGGTCTCTGTTTTATCCCCGTCCTTTTGGTGTACTACCCCGTATTCGGATTGGCGCTCGAGATGTCCAAAAAGGGGACTTGGCCCGCAGTCGCCCTTTGGTTGGGTAACATAGTGCTAGCAGCCATCGGGACGTGGCTGATGCGCAAAGTCATTCGAGCCTAG
- a CDS encoding flagellin yields MSRINTNVSSLNAQNRLNRTNGDLQTALTRLSTGLRINTGKDDPAGLIASEALRSDITSINKALSNTQRANQIIGTADSALGQVSSLLNDIRGLVTEAANKGALSDDEIAANQLQIDSSLEAINRIAQTTTFQGRRLLDGSLDFQVSQGTGFSSVKDLQIDSANLGASGSVGVNVEISAAATRATITADVPAANASEKARSTFTFADSTVGAEASGTVNMATSFFGGDEATGNIGLDAATVAYVEANGTLTLGSGAALNITARDGSIVDGAIGNDVRINITTGASTTGSYDADTNTLNLQLATGATAATAVTALNSVSGINSLFSFSGGNATNVAAADAGIRTGVLSGGTSIVPTTFAQASGADVAFGDGTNGYTFDIAAVAGGSFDGARGNATDITFSIVNSGGTSASYNAAGNSVVLTIDRSQSDADIQTAINTALSGQFVFSDVQQAGTPANVASTTVANPLTGGTDTPLALGSRAGFQLTAVDGGAADGATGNSTDVQFIEAASGTETTAVYDATANRLNITVGRGATVADVASAINAEGTFEAANVRFADARFNSNDIGALTDPMSTGTDTVAASSFKLTAVDGGLADGDVGNNTSLIFSTGTTTDVIYDEASNELRVTVGEGATIQNIADAITANVGSVFTVSDVANGSAKFNRTPANADLGTKTGVLTGGSTSSSGLSDQLIVESSNPGVDFNGVSITFQEDAAVAANAPTATYTAGTGGNPGSILIRVSNAGSTQLSAVASAINNIQDSNNQPLFAASLSPTSNGDGVYKGAVESVPSAGTMTGGALGGGLQADLVFQLTGGNGAEVFKFQKGVSVDNIIQSINLLKDSTGVEAVLNDDQDIEFRSTEFGSAGIVAVEVLSEGVGGTFKDALQGGPRAVGTDIQATVNGTVASGKGNQISLSTSTLSFSMTVEAGSNTSVNFNITGGGAMFQLGPDVVSNQQARLGISSLNTAKLGGVSGKLFELASSGNSSLTKDVTRASSIVDQVINKVTTLRGRLGAFQRTALESNTVSLNDTLSNLNEAQSTIRDADFAKESANLTRAQILVQSGTSVLGIANQSSQSVLSLLR; encoded by the coding sequence ATGTCACGTATCAACACGAATGTTAGTTCGTTAAACGCTCAAAACCGCTTGAACCGAACCAACGGGGACTTGCAGACCGCTCTGACCCGATTGAGCACCGGTCTCCGTATCAACACCGGGAAAGACGATCCAGCAGGTTTGATTGCCAGTGAAGCGTTGCGAAGCGACATTACCAGCATCAACAAAGCTCTCTCGAACACCCAGCGCGCCAACCAAATCATCGGAACGGCGGACTCGGCCCTCGGACAGGTTAGCTCTCTTCTGAACGATATCCGGGGCTTGGTCACCGAAGCCGCCAACAAAGGGGCACTGAGCGACGATGAAATCGCTGCGAACCAGCTCCAAATCGACTCGTCGCTCGAAGCGATCAACCGCATCGCTCAAACGACCACGTTCCAAGGCCGTCGACTTCTCGACGGTTCGCTCGACTTCCAAGTCTCGCAAGGCACCGGATTCAGTTCCGTAAAAGACCTTCAAATCGACTCGGCCAACCTCGGGGCTTCCGGCAGCGTCGGAGTCAACGTCGAGATCAGCGCCGCAGCCACCCGCGCTACGATCACTGCAGACGTTCCCGCAGCCAATGCGTCGGAGAAGGCTCGCAGCACTTTCACCTTCGCTGATTCGACCGTCGGTGCCGAAGCTTCCGGGACGGTCAACATGGCGACTTCCTTCTTCGGTGGCGATGAAGCGACCGGCAACATCGGTTTAGATGCGGCCACCGTTGCCTATGTCGAAGCCAATGGAACCTTGACGCTCGGAAGCGGAGCGGCCCTCAATATCACAGCTCGCGATGGTTCGATCGTCGACGGTGCCATCGGTAACGATGTTCGTATCAACATCACCACCGGCGCTTCGACGACCGGTTCCTACGATGCCGATACCAACACACTGAACCTGCAATTGGCCACGGGCGCAACAGCAGCGACGGCAGTCACCGCCCTCAACAGCGTTTCGGGCATCAACAGCCTCTTCAGCTTCTCCGGCGGTAACGCGACCAACGTCGCTGCAGCCGATGCCGGTATCCGAACCGGAGTTCTCTCCGGCGGTACTTCGATCGTCCCAACGACCTTCGCTCAAGCGTCCGGGGCAGACGTTGCATTCGGAGACGGTACCAACGGCTACACTTTTGACATCGCAGCGGTTGCAGGTGGATCGTTTGACGGAGCTCGCGGCAACGCAACCGATATCACCTTCTCGATCGTGAACTCGGGCGGTACCAGCGCATCGTATAACGCAGCAGGCAATAGCGTCGTCTTGACGATCGACCGATCGCAATCTGACGCGGACATCCAAACCGCAATCAACACCGCTTTGAGTGGACAGTTTGTCTTCTCCGACGTCCAACAAGCCGGTACGCCCGCGAACGTTGCGAGCACAACCGTCGCGAACCCACTCACAGGTGGTACCGACACACCGCTCGCTCTCGGTAGCCGAGCTGGCTTCCAGTTGACCGCTGTAGATGGTGGAGCCGCAGACGGCGCAACCGGGAACAGCACCGACGTTCAATTCATCGAAGCGGCTTCCGGAACCGAAACCACTGCGGTATACGATGCAACGGCTAATCGCTTAAACATCACCGTCGGCCGGGGTGCAACGGTTGCAGATGTGGCTTCTGCCATCAACGCGGAAGGAACCTTCGAAGCAGCCAACGTTCGCTTTGCGGACGCTCGGTTCAACTCCAACGATATCGGTGCTCTCACCGACCCAATGTCGACCGGTACCGACACGGTTGCGGCCTCGTCCTTCAAGCTGACCGCTGTCGATGGCGGCTTGGCGGACGGTGATGTAGGTAACAACACCAGCCTCATCTTCAGCACCGGTACGACGACCGACGTCATCTATGACGAAGCTTCTAACGAACTCCGTGTCACCGTCGGTGAAGGAGCAACGATCCAAAACATCGCTGACGCGATCACGGCGAACGTTGGAAGCGTCTTCACCGTATCCGATGTGGCGAACGGAAGTGCAAAGTTCAATCGTACGCCTGCCAACGCTGACTTGGGAACCAAGACCGGTGTCTTGACCGGCGGATCCACCAGCTCGTCCGGACTCAGCGATCAGCTGATTGTCGAATCGTCGAACCCCGGGGTCGATTTCAATGGCGTCTCGATCACCTTCCAAGAAGATGCGGCAGTCGCTGCCAACGCTCCTACTGCAACCTACACCGCTGGAACGGGCGGAAACCCAGGCTCGATCTTGATCCGCGTCAGCAATGCAGGCAGCACCCAGTTGTCGGCAGTCGCCTCGGCAATCAATAACATCCAAGATTCCAACAACCAGCCACTCTTCGCCGCCTCCCTTAGCCCCACCAGCAATGGTGATGGAGTCTACAAGGGTGCTGTCGAATCGGTGCCTTCCGCAGGGACGATGACCGGCGGGGCACTGGGAGGTGGACTCCAAGCCGACCTGGTCTTCCAATTGACGGGTGGCAACGGAGCGGAAGTTTTCAAGTTCCAAAAAGGTGTCTCGGTCGACAACATCATTCAGTCGATCAATTTGCTCAAGGACTCGACCGGCGTCGAAGCCGTTCTGAACGATGATCAAGACATCGAATTCCGAAGCACCGAGTTCGGCTCGGCCGGTATTGTGGCTGTCGAAGTTCTCAGCGAAGGTGTCGGCGGCACGTTCAAGGATGCTCTACAAGGTGGTCCTCGCGCTGTCGGAACCGATATCCAAGCTACGGTCAACGGTACCGTCGCTTCGGGTAAAGGAAACCAAATTTCGCTAAGCACCTCCACGCTGAGCTTCAGCATGACCGTCGAGGCAGGCTCGAACACCTCGGTGAATTTCAACATCACCGGCGGTGGCGCGATGTTCCAACTCGGACCAGATGTCGTTAGCAACCAACAAGCTCGACTTGGGATCTCGAGCTTGAACACAGCAAAGCTTGGCGGTGTCTCGGGCAAACTGTTTGAACTGGCCAGCAGCGGCAACAGCTCGCTCACCAAGGACGTGACTCGCGCTTCGTCGATCGTCGATCAAGTCATCAACAAGGTGACCACCCTTCGCGGACGACTGGGTGCGTTCCAACGAACCGCTTTGGAAAGCAACACAGTTTCGCTCAACGACACGCTCTCGAACTTGAACGAAGCTCAAAGCACCATTCGCGACGCAGACTTTGCGAAGGAATCCGCGAACTTGACCCGTGCTCAGATCTTGGTTCAGTCCGGAACAAGCGTTCTCGGAATTGCAAACCAAAGCTCGCAGTCGGTTCTCTCGCTCCTCCGATAA